A single genomic interval of Nocardioides palaemonis harbors:
- a CDS encoding class II 3-deoxy-7-phosphoheptulonate synthase, protein MGPRQQPRYPDAAAVTAAVDRLRTAPPLVFAGECDDLTDKIAAVTRGEAFLLQGGDCAETFAGVTADNVRNKLRVLLQMAVVLTYAASVPVVKLGRLAGQYAKPRSSDDETRDGVTLPAYRGDAVNGYDFTPEARVPDPQRLVEVYNNSAATLNLVRAFVTGGYADLRQVHTWNTDFVQTSPFGQRYEAMADEIERALTFMKAIGADPDEFHRVDFHSSHEALLLEYEQSLTRIDSRTDLPYNVSAHFVWIGERTRQLDGPHVELLSKIQNPIGIKLGPTTTPDDALAYAARLNPDNTPGRLTFVTRFGADKIRDGLPPLVEKVTAEGVQVAWVCDPMHGNTFEASSGYKTRRFDDVIDEVQGFFDVHRGLGTWPGGIHVELTGDDVTECVGGGEEIDEVGLAHRYESVCDPRLNRVQSLELAFLVAEMLRKA, encoded by the coding sequence ATGGGCCCGCGCCAGCAGCCGCGCTATCCCGACGCCGCGGCCGTGACCGCGGCCGTCGACCGGCTGCGCACCGCGCCGCCGCTCGTGTTCGCCGGCGAGTGCGACGACCTGACCGACAAGATCGCGGCCGTCACCCGCGGCGAGGCGTTCCTCCTGCAGGGCGGTGACTGCGCCGAGACCTTCGCGGGCGTCACGGCCGACAACGTCCGCAACAAGCTGCGCGTGCTGCTGCAGATGGCGGTCGTGCTGACCTACGCCGCGTCGGTGCCGGTGGTGAAGCTCGGCCGGCTGGCCGGGCAGTACGCCAAGCCGCGCAGCTCCGACGACGAGACCCGCGACGGCGTGACCCTGCCGGCCTACCGCGGCGACGCCGTCAACGGCTACGACTTCACGCCCGAGGCCCGGGTCCCGGACCCGCAGCGGCTCGTCGAGGTCTACAACAACTCCGCGGCGACCCTCAACCTGGTCCGCGCGTTCGTCACCGGCGGCTACGCCGACCTGCGCCAGGTCCACACCTGGAACACCGACTTCGTCCAGACCTCGCCGTTCGGCCAGCGCTACGAGGCGATGGCCGACGAGATCGAGCGCGCGCTCACCTTCATGAAGGCGATCGGCGCCGACCCCGACGAGTTCCACCGCGTCGACTTCCACTCCAGCCACGAGGCGCTGCTGCTGGAGTACGAGCAGTCGCTGACGCGCATCGACTCGCGCACCGACCTGCCCTACAACGTCTCGGCCCACTTCGTGTGGATCGGCGAGCGGACCCGCCAGCTCGACGGCCCGCACGTCGAGCTGCTGTCGAAGATCCAGAACCCGATCGGGATCAAGCTCGGACCCACCACGACGCCCGACGACGCGCTGGCCTACGCCGCCCGCCTCAACCCGGACAACACGCCGGGCCGACTGACGTTCGTCACCCGCTTCGGCGCCGACAAGATCCGCGACGGCCTGCCGCCGCTGGTGGAGAAGGTCACCGCCGAGGGCGTGCAGGTCGCGTGGGTCTGCGACCCGATGCACGGCAACACGTTCGAGGCGTCGTCGGGCTACAAGACCCGCCGCTTCGACGACGTGATCGACGAGGTCCAGGGCTTCTTCGACGTGCACCGCGGTCTCGGCACCTGGCCCGGCGGCATCCACGTCGAGCTCACCGGCGACGACGTCACCGAGTGCGTCGGCGGCGGCGAGGAGATCGACGAGGTGGGCCTGGCCCACCGCTACGAGTCGGTGTGCGACCCCCGCCTCAACCGCGTCCAGTCGCTCGAGCTGGCCTTCCTCGTCGCCGAGATGCTGCGCAAGGCCTGA
- a CDS encoding threonine aldolase family protein, which produces MDAVIDLRSDTLTRPTDAMREAMARAEVGDDVYGEDPTVLALEERVAGMFGHEAALFTPTGSMANVLAVASVVAPGQEVLCESSAHIARAELGAHGAITGLTMRTWTHPRGQVDLAAIEHLYAPDMGPFFVRTAAVSVENTHNFAGGAVLPLDDLRALRSWADTTGTRIHLDGARLWNAHVATGTPLADYGRVADVMAVCLSKGLGAPVGSLMVGSADAVAEARVRRKRMGGGMRQVGVLAAAGLHALDHHVERLADDHAHARLIGEALGLDPAQVDTNIVVVERPDAAAFVASVAEQGVRIAAVGPRAVRLVTHLDVSRADAERAAAVLSSIG; this is translated from the coding sequence ATGGACGCCGTGATCGACCTGCGCTCCGACACCCTGACCCGGCCGACCGACGCGATGCGCGAGGCGATGGCCCGCGCGGAGGTCGGTGACGACGTCTACGGCGAGGACCCGACGGTGCTCGCGCTCGAGGAGCGGGTGGCGGGGATGTTCGGCCACGAGGCCGCGCTGTTCACCCCCACCGGCTCGATGGCCAACGTGCTGGCGGTGGCGAGCGTCGTCGCCCCGGGCCAGGAGGTGCTCTGCGAGTCGTCGGCGCACATCGCGCGCGCCGAGCTCGGCGCCCACGGCGCGATCACCGGCCTGACCATGCGCACCTGGACCCACCCGCGCGGCCAGGTCGACCTCGCCGCGATCGAGCACCTGTATGCGCCGGACATGGGTCCGTTCTTCGTGCGCACCGCGGCGGTCTCCGTGGAGAACACCCACAACTTCGCCGGCGGTGCCGTGCTGCCGCTCGACGACCTGCGAGCCCTCCGGTCGTGGGCCGACACGACCGGGACGAGGATCCACCTCGACGGTGCGCGCCTGTGGAACGCCCATGTCGCCACCGGGACCCCGCTCGCGGACTACGGCCGGGTCGCCGACGTGATGGCGGTGTGCCTGTCCAAGGGACTCGGCGCACCCGTCGGGTCGCTGATGGTGGGGTCGGCCGACGCCGTCGCCGAGGCCCGGGTGCGCCGCAAGCGGATGGGTGGCGGGATGCGCCAGGTCGGGGTGCTCGCGGCCGCCGGCCTCCACGCCCTCGACCACCACGTCGAGCGGCTGGCCGACGACCACGCGCACGCCCGGCTCATCGGCGAGGCGCTCGGGCTCGACCCGGCGCAGGTCGACACCAACATCGTCGTCGTCGAGCGCCCGGACGCGGCCGCGTTCGTCGCGAGCGTGGCCGAGCAGGGCGTACGCATCGCCGCCGTCGGGCCGCGGGCGGTCCGACTGGTCACCCACCTCGACGTCAGCCGTGCCGACGCCGAGCGGGCGGCCGCGGTGCTGTCGTCGATCGGCTGA
- a CDS encoding GNAT family N-acetyltransferase, translating to MPRTLISAILDEESRRLAVEVWRAARTATDRPPTPQRVERVAAKVADRVDAGHLALLAHYGERPAGMLVAEPYRGDDGHDPAAGHLSMVFVDPALWGCGVAGALVRSVQRGDHGPGWTRLSVWTRDANRRALRLYRARGFADTGETTTLHEGEVIRRLEWRAGG from the coding sequence ATGCCCCGGACCCTCATCTCGGCGATCCTCGACGAGGAGTCCCGGCGGCTGGCGGTCGAGGTGTGGCGGGCCGCACGGACCGCGACCGACCGTCCGCCCACGCCGCAGCGCGTCGAGCGGGTGGCGGCCAAGGTCGCCGACCGCGTCGACGCCGGGCACCTCGCCCTGCTCGCCCACTACGGCGAGCGCCCGGCCGGGATGCTGGTCGCCGAGCCCTACCGCGGGGACGACGGGCACGACCCCGCCGCGGGCCACCTGTCGATGGTCTTCGTCGACCCCGCCCTGTGGGGGTGCGGCGTGGCCGGAGCACTGGTGCGGTCGGTCCAGCGCGGCGACCACGGCCCTGGCTGGACACGCCTGTCGGTCTGGACCCGCGACGCGAACCGGCGGGCGCTCCGGCTCTACCGCGCCCGCGGCTTCGCCGACACCGGCGAGACCACCACCCTGCACGAGGGCGAGGTCATCCGCCGCCTCGAGTGGCGCGCCGGCGGCTGA
- a CDS encoding discoidin domain-containing protein, with amino-acid sequence MDTCVRCGAELGVGRFCLNCGHRIGDPAPASAHPPAPRPAAPAAASPPPPPPPPVRAAEVAEAPPVEVPVQAADPTPVPPTRVPEPARARRGLRRPAPTPAPAPSAWDPDEELLPYHDADELGPDDPLPPRGWILWVAGAVALLAVALLLLRVLDTSDDDTVDAATDTSTAVASEPTAGADGGEEAGEEQPAVPQGVGERFDAAAGATFGVPATAPPTTDLDGDLVAYDAAQMGDGIPATAWRTAGSAAGQAITVTLAGPTVVDRVGLVNGYAKQVEGVDWYPNNRRVLSVTWTFDDGSTVEQTLAERPGMQRLKVPPVTTSTVTLTLGEVTAPGAGPLGRDYTAISEISVLGRQAG; translated from the coding sequence GTGGACACGTGCGTGAGGTGCGGTGCCGAGCTCGGCGTGGGCCGGTTCTGCCTCAACTGCGGGCACCGGATCGGCGACCCGGCGCCCGCCTCCGCCCACCCGCCGGCGCCCCGCCCGGCCGCTCCCGCGGCCGCGTCCCCGCCTCCTCCGCCACCCCCGCCGGTCCGGGCCGCCGAGGTCGCCGAGGCGCCACCGGTCGAGGTGCCGGTGCAGGCCGCCGACCCGACGCCGGTCCCGCCGACCCGCGTCCCCGAGCCGGCGCGTGCCCGCCGCGGGCTCCGGCGCCCGGCTCCGACGCCCGCCCCGGCCCCGTCCGCATGGGACCCCGACGAGGAGCTGCTGCCCTACCACGACGCCGACGAGCTCGGGCCCGACGACCCGCTTCCCCCTCGCGGGTGGATCCTCTGGGTCGCGGGCGCGGTCGCGCTCCTGGCGGTGGCGCTGCTCCTGCTCCGGGTCCTCGACACGAGCGACGACGACACCGTCGACGCGGCGACCGACACGTCGACGGCGGTCGCGTCCGAGCCGACCGCGGGCGCGGACGGTGGTGAGGAGGCCGGCGAGGAGCAGCCCGCCGTCCCGCAGGGAGTGGGCGAGCGGTTCGACGCCGCGGCCGGGGCCACGTTCGGCGTGCCGGCGACCGCTCCCCCGACGACGGACCTCGACGGCGACCTGGTCGCCTACGACGCCGCCCAGATGGGCGACGGGATCCCGGCCACCGCCTGGCGCACCGCCGGGTCCGCCGCGGGCCAGGCCATCACGGTCACCTTGGCCGGGCCGACCGTGGTCGACCGGGTCGGGCTCGTCAACGGCTACGCCAAGCAGGTCGAGGGCGTCGACTGGTACCCGAACAACCGCCGCGTCCTGTCGGTGACCTGGACCTTCGACGACGGCAGCACCGTCGAGCAGACGCTGGCCGAGCGCCCCGGGATGCAGCGCCTGAAGGTGCCGCCGGTGACCACCTCCACGGTGACCCTCACCCTCGGTGAGGTCACCGCGCCCGGCGCGGGCCCGCTCGGGCGCGACTACACCGCGATCAGCGAGATCTCCGTCCTCGGCCGTCAGGCCGGCTGA
- a CDS encoding DMT family transporter, giving the protein MTPEQTRRTTLLASLALLALAACWGSTFFMIKDLLDRVPTLDFLALRFTVASLALLLVAPRAIARLSPVVRRHAAVLGLLYGVAQILQTAGLAHTPASISGFVTGLYVVCTPLLAAAILRTRIPRVTWAAVALATVGLAVLALDGLSVGYGEAITLASAVLYALHIVGLGAWSSARDAIGMTILQIMVIAVVCTIATAPDGIVLPDRTSDWVSVLYMAVVVGALGLLGQTWAQAHLPPTRSAIIMSMEPVFASLSAVWLGGEDVTARLLVGGTMVLVAMLTVELAPRRAVEGEVPHIAV; this is encoded by the coding sequence GTGACACCCGAGCAGACCCGACGCACGACCCTGCTCGCGTCCCTCGCGCTGCTCGCCCTCGCCGCGTGCTGGGGCAGCACGTTCTTCATGATCAAGGACCTCCTCGACCGGGTCCCGACGCTCGACTTCCTCGCGCTGCGGTTCACCGTCGCGTCGCTGGCCCTGCTCCTCGTGGCGCCGCGGGCGATCGCGCGGCTCTCCCCCGTCGTGCGCCGGCACGCCGCCGTCCTCGGGCTGCTCTACGGCGTGGCGCAGATCCTCCAGACCGCCGGCCTGGCACACACCCCGGCGAGCATCAGCGGGTTCGTGACCGGGCTCTACGTCGTCTGCACGCCGCTGCTCGCGGCGGCCATCCTCCGCACCCGGATCCCCCGCGTCACGTGGGCGGCGGTCGCGCTCGCGACCGTCGGCCTGGCCGTCCTCGCGCTCGACGGGCTCAGCGTCGGCTACGGCGAGGCGATCACGCTCGCCTCCGCGGTGCTCTACGCGCTCCACATCGTCGGTCTCGGGGCGTGGTCCTCCGCGCGCGACGCGATCGGCATGACGATCCTGCAGATCATGGTGATCGCGGTGGTCTGCACGATCGCCACGGCGCCAGACGGCATCGTGCTGCCCGACCGCACCTCGGACTGGGTGTCGGTGCTCTACATGGCGGTCGTCGTGGGCGCCCTCGGCCTGCTCGGGCAGACGTGGGCACAGGCCCACCTGCCGCCGACCCGCAGCGCGATCATCATGAGCATGGAGCCGGTCTTCGCCTCCCTGTCCGCGGTCTGGCTGGGTGGCGAGGACGTCACCGCACGGCTGCTGGTGGGCGGCACGATGGTGCTGGTGGCGATGCTGACCGTCGAGCTCGCCCCACGCCGGGCGGTCGAGGGCGAGGTCCCGCACATCGCCGTCTGA
- a CDS encoding PASTA domain-containing protein, translating to MPRRPAVTDEAPGADDTRPEPFDAGALALLTEVDPRESGLVDDGSPDRTTALERHPVATPADRPRTAVAEPEPDPVTTAMPVRATAPERPGGPRPPSRVTPVTTTARRRSLKGPLLLVLSLLLVAGIGVGAWWFGWARYTTAPGVLGLDEAAASAKLESAGLDAEAGDPAYSENVAAGLVIATDPEPGGKVLDGGTVTLVLSLGPERYDVPQLAGQTEDQAQDALAATNLAFGSSKGRWSETVPEGQVIRTSPKAGTTLKPGATVDLVLSRGRKPIEVKDWTGKDLDDATAALEKRGLQVDVASEEYSDTVPDGVVISQDPTTGTLFRGDTVTFVVSKGPELVEVPRVRAMGVDAATELLEGLGFQVATEQSDNYLGLGYVFSSDPGAGDAVPKGSTITLFLI from the coding sequence ATGCCGCGGCGCCCGGCGGTCACCGACGAGGCGCCGGGCGCGGACGACACCCGGCCCGAGCCGTTCGACGCCGGCGCACTCGCGCTGCTCACCGAGGTCGACCCGCGCGAGTCCGGCCTCGTCGACGACGGCAGCCCGGACCGGACCACCGCGCTGGAGCGGCACCCGGTCGCGACGCCAGCCGACCGCCCGCGGACCGCGGTCGCCGAGCCGGAGCCCGACCCCGTCACGACCGCGATGCCGGTGCGTGCGACCGCGCCGGAGCGCCCGGGAGGACCGCGCCCGCCCAGCCGCGTCACGCCGGTCACGACCACGGCGCGCCGCCGCTCCCTCAAGGGACCGCTGCTGCTGGTCCTCTCCCTCCTCCTCGTCGCCGGGATCGGCGTCGGCGCCTGGTGGTTCGGGTGGGCGCGCTACACCACCGCCCCCGGGGTGCTCGGCCTGGACGAGGCGGCGGCGTCGGCCAAGCTCGAGTCGGCCGGTCTGGACGCCGAGGCGGGCGATCCGGCGTACTCCGAGAACGTCGCCGCCGGGCTGGTGATCGCCACCGACCCGGAGCCCGGCGGCAAGGTCCTCGACGGCGGCACCGTGACGCTGGTGCTGTCCCTCGGTCCGGAGCGCTACGACGTCCCCCAGCTCGCCGGCCAGACCGAGGACCAGGCGCAGGACGCGCTGGCCGCCACCAACCTCGCCTTCGGGTCGAGCAAGGGCCGGTGGAGCGAGACCGTCCCCGAGGGCCAGGTCATCCGCACCTCCCCCAAGGCCGGCACGACCCTCAAGCCGGGCGCCACCGTCGACCTCGTGCTGAGCCGGGGCCGCAAGCCGATCGAGGTCAAGGACTGGACCGGCAAGGACCTCGACGACGCGACCGCGGCGCTGGAGAAGCGCGGGCTGCAGGTGGACGTGGCGTCGGAGGAGTACAGCGACACCGTGCCCGACGGCGTGGTCATCTCCCAGGACCCCACCACCGGCACCCTCTTCCGCGGCGACACCGTCACCTTCGTGGTCTCGAAGGGCCCCGAGCTCGTCGAGGTCCCGCGGGTGCGCGCGATGGGCGTCGACGCCGCGACGGAGCTCCTCGAGGGCCTCGGGTTCCAGGTCGCCACCGAGCAGTCGGACAACTACCTCGGGCTGGGCTACGTCTTCAGCTCCGACCCCGGCGCGGGCGACGCGGTCCCGAAGGGCTCCACGATCACGCTCTTCCTCATCTGA
- a CDS encoding Rv2175c family DNA-binding protein, producing the protein MSDAPLADRDLAALVPEWLDWAEVAQLLGVTPSKVRTMIRDHELAAAFPVPGAGPKVPADFIQDGLVVKGLPGLLTLLHDHRFDDRECIAWLFTDDDLPGRPIDALRENRGSEVKRRAQVLEY; encoded by the coding sequence ATGAGTGACGCCCCCCTCGCCGACCGTGACCTCGCCGCCCTCGTCCCCGAGTGGCTGGACTGGGCCGAGGTCGCGCAGCTGCTCGGCGTGACGCCCTCGAAGGTGCGCACGATGATCCGCGACCACGAGCTCGCCGCTGCCTTCCCCGTGCCGGGGGCCGGGCCGAAGGTGCCCGCCGACTTCATCCAGGACGGGCTCGTGGTCAAGGGGCTGCCCGGCCTGCTCACCCTGTTGCACGACCACCGCTTCGACGACCGCGAGTGCATCGCCTGGCTGTTCACCGACGACGACCTCCCGGGCCGGCCGATCGACGCGCTGCGGGAGAACCGCGGCAGCGAGGTCAAGCGGCGCGCGCAGGTGCTGGAGTACTGA
- a CDS encoding ribonuclease domain-containing protein, which translates to MAAGAGRQRFRWLLLLVAAVLLLVWAVGGGLSGGDGDAGADGPTVARDTTSTAPTSDPTSDPTTEPGTDASTDPDSGLPLVRLADLPREAARTVELIDRGGPFPEDEDDGVFGNREDLLPDQPYGYYREYTVPTPGADTRGARRIVAGDGGELYWTADHYQSFSRIVRTS; encoded by the coding sequence ATGGCCGCCGGGGCCGGCCGCCAGCGGTTCCGGTGGCTGCTGCTGCTCGTCGCCGCCGTCCTGCTCCTCGTCTGGGCGGTCGGCGGCGGCCTCTCCGGCGGCGACGGGGACGCGGGTGCCGACGGCCCGACCGTGGCCCGCGACACCACGTCGACGGCCCCCACGTCCGACCCGACGTCCGACCCCACCACCGAGCCCGGCACCGACGCCTCGACCGACCCCGACAGCGGGCTGCCGCTCGTCCGCCTCGCCGACCTGCCGCGCGAGGCGGCCCGCACGGTCGAGCTGATCGACCGCGGCGGCCCGTTCCCGGAGGACGAGGACGACGGTGTCTTCGGCAACCGCGAGGACCTGCTGCCCGACCAGCCGTACGGCTACTACCGGGAGTACACCGTGCCGACGCCCGGAGCCGACACGCGCGGCGCGCGGCGCATCGTCGCCGGAGACGGCGGCGAGCTCTACTGGACCGCCGACCACTACCAGTCGTTCTCGCGCATCGTGAGGACGTCGTGA
- a CDS encoding barstar family protein, protein MSGLAAVLSGRRAPGIDHWHSALAVDDVRHAVEHAGWGFGHVDGWTRADTKAGFLAAVGETLSFPDHYGQNFDALADCLHDVGSGTAGVLLLWDGWATLARSDERAFSVALSVLGSRVAADRGVPFAVLLRGEGPVVPGVTSLD, encoded by the coding sequence GTGAGCGGCCTGGCCGCGGTGCTGTCCGGGCGTCGCGCGCCGGGCATCGACCACTGGCACTCGGCGCTCGCCGTCGACGACGTGCGGCACGCGGTGGAGCACGCGGGGTGGGGGTTCGGCCACGTCGACGGCTGGACCCGCGCCGACACCAAGGCCGGCTTCCTCGCGGCGGTGGGGGAGACGCTGAGCTTCCCCGACCACTACGGACAGAACTTCGACGCCCTCGCCGACTGCCTCCACGACGTCGGGTCCGGCACGGCCGGCGTGCTGCTGCTCTGGGACGGCTGGGCCACCCTCGCCCGCTCCGACGAGCGCGCGTTCAGCGTCGCGCTCAGCGTCCTCGGCTCCCGGGTCGCCGCCGACCGCGGCGTGCCCTTCGCGGTGCTGCTGCGCGGCGAGGGCCCGGTCGTGCCGGGCGTCACCAGCCTGGACTGA
- a CDS encoding polyprenyl synthetase family protein has protein sequence MTTWDPADFRDQVQQVLDAFLDERAAELAPLGPDAGRLVAEARTAVTGGKRFRAAFCHWGHRAVRPEVADEQALARACASLEVLHASALVHDDFMDASDTRRGRPATHRAFEAEHRSAGWRGDAEQYGAAAAILLGDLLLGWAEDLLRHSGFAPEEVGPGLTLFEQCRNEVIAGQFLDVSVQARGRADVDTAMTVLRYKSAKYSIERPLHVGAGLAGATPAQLDQLTRFGLPLGEAFQLRDDLLGVFGDPAQTGKPAGDDLVEGKRTVLVALALDAASPAAAARLDAALGTPLSPADVDELRDIIDASGARAQVEEVIGHLADRAVTALEAADVDPTARGVLTDLAAAATQRTV, from the coding sequence GTGACGACGTGGGACCCCGCAGACTTCCGCGACCAGGTCCAGCAGGTCCTCGACGCGTTCCTCGACGAGCGGGCGGCGGAGCTCGCCCCCCTCGGCCCCGACGCCGGCCGCCTGGTGGCGGAGGCGCGTACGGCCGTGACCGGCGGGAAGCGGTTCCGCGCGGCCTTCTGCCACTGGGGCCACCGGGCGGTGCGCCCGGAGGTCGCCGACGAGCAGGCCCTGGCCCGCGCGTGCGCCTCCCTGGAGGTGCTGCACGCCAGCGCTCTGGTGCACGACGACTTCATGGACGCCTCCGACACCCGCCGCGGGCGCCCGGCCACCCACCGCGCGTTCGAGGCCGAGCACCGCTCCGCCGGGTGGCGCGGCGACGCCGAGCAGTACGGCGCCGCGGCCGCCATCTTGCTGGGCGACCTCCTGCTCGGCTGGGCCGAGGACCTCCTGCGGCACAGCGGCTTCGCGCCCGAGGAGGTCGGGCCCGGCCTGACGCTCTTCGAGCAGTGCCGCAACGAGGTGATCGCCGGGCAGTTCCTCGACGTGTCCGTGCAGGCCCGCGGCCGGGCCGACGTCGACACCGCGATGACGGTGCTGCGCTACAAGTCCGCGAAGTACTCGATCGAGCGGCCGCTCCACGTCGGGGCCGGCCTCGCCGGCGCGACGCCGGCCCAGCTCGACCAGCTCACCCGCTTCGGGCTCCCGCTGGGCGAGGCGTTCCAGCTCCGCGACGACCTGCTCGGGGTCTTCGGCGACCCCGCCCAGACCGGCAAGCCGGCCGGCGACGACCTGGTCGAGGGCAAGCGCACCGTGCTGGTCGCCCTGGCACTGGACGCCGCCTCACCTGCTGCGGCCGCGCGGCTCGACGCCGCGCTCGGCACCCCGCTCTCGCCCGCCGACGTCGACGAGCTCCGCGACATCATCGACGCGTCGGGCGCGCGGGCGCAGGTCGAGGAGGTCATCGGCCACCTCGCCGACCGCGCCGTCACCGCGCTCGAGGCCGCCGACGTCGACCCGACCGCGCGCGGCGTGCTCACCGACCTCGCCGCCGCGGCGACGCAGCGGACCGTCTGA
- the metF gene encoding methylenetetrahydrofolate reductase [NAD(P)H], which translates to MSTGRGLSMGELLARGERSFSFEFFPPKDAAGEEQLWQAITELEPYGPTFVSVTYGAGGTTRDRTVAITARIARETSMLPVAHLTCVGHTTQELSAILDDLAGAGVHHVMALRGDPPGGPGSPWTPTDGGLTYASELVALVHRRPDMRIGVAAFPEGHVDAVDLEQDARVLRAKYDAGAEFAVTDMVLRASDYVGLVERAERVGADLPIIPGIMPILNLRSMERMVEFSGRQLPDEVVARLAPFAEDPAGLRQEGIAIATELCEALLDAGAPGLHFYTLNRSRATREIFANLRITV; encoded by the coding sequence ATGTCGACCGGTCGCGGCCTGAGCATGGGCGAGCTCCTCGCGCGCGGCGAGCGCTCGTTCTCCTTCGAGTTCTTCCCGCCCAAGGACGCCGCCGGCGAGGAGCAGCTCTGGCAGGCGATCACCGAGCTCGAGCCCTACGGCCCGACGTTCGTGTCGGTGACCTACGGAGCCGGTGGCACGACCCGCGACCGGACCGTCGCGATCACCGCCCGCATCGCCCGCGAGACCAGCATGCTGCCGGTCGCCCACCTCACCTGCGTCGGCCACACCACGCAGGAGCTCTCCGCCATCCTCGACGACCTCGCCGGCGCCGGGGTGCACCACGTGATGGCGCTCCGCGGCGACCCGCCCGGCGGACCCGGCTCACCCTGGACGCCCACCGACGGCGGCCTCACCTACGCCAGCGAGCTCGTCGCGCTGGTGCACCGCCGCCCCGACATGCGCATCGGCGTGGCGGCGTTCCCGGAGGGCCACGTCGACGCGGTCGACCTCGAGCAGGACGCCCGGGTGCTGCGCGCCAAGTACGACGCCGGTGCCGAGTTCGCGGTGACCGACATGGTGCTGCGCGCGTCCGACTACGTCGGGCTGGTCGAGCGGGCCGAGCGGGTCGGGGCGGACCTCCCGATCATCCCCGGCATCATGCCGATCCTGAACCTGCGCTCGATGGAGCGGATGGTCGAGTTCTCCGGTCGCCAGCTGCCCGACGAGGTCGTCGCCCGCCTCGCGCCGTTCGCCGAGGACCCCGCCGGGCTGCGCCAGGAGGGCATCGCGATCGCGACCGAGCTGTGCGAGGCGCTGCTCGACGCCGGCGCGCCGGGTCTGCACTTCTACACGCTCAACCGCTCGCGTGCGACCCGGGAGATCTTCGCCAACCTCCGCATCACGGTCTGA